In Glycine max cultivar Williams 82 chromosome 10, Glycine_max_v4.0, whole genome shotgun sequence, the DNA window aaatacTTAAGACCATGCTTAAAGATATTTAATCTATTAAATCTAATTTAGGAATGAAAAAATGAACCCATACTCTATGGATATTAATAAAAGTATTCGCAAGCAGGAAGGACATATATTTATTGGAATTAAGGATAAAGACGAATATTTACAGCTAGATTTTGTGGGAACAAGTGCTACGGTATTATAATACCCATCCTATCCTCAcatcccatatatatatatatatatatatatatatatatatatatatatattaatgtaattaaaatgttactaaagtaaattacatatacttttatgtaaaaaaataattatatttttcaaatttaattgatattttaaagtCATATGTTTTACTTTCTAATTCAAATATGGATGTTGTAATTGAGGTTATTGGATTAAGAATgtgttatataaattttttttatgcaaacaCTTCTATGTTGGCAAGGTGAAATATaactattattttgatttataaattttatcttagtACTTTTATGTTGATGTCAATATTATTCATATGTtttcaaataacatttttatttttgattctcTTATAAAGAGTAAAAATTTACCACTAAACATAAATTTGTTGTATAATATAGTAATTAGTTGCATATATTGTAAcgtttacattttttatataaaaaaacaaagattttaacattttcttatgatcatgtatttgtattttttattttaaacatttaatacttgaaaaattttaatgttttcagtactttgaataaaattttagaactcataatttatttcttataaacatTTAATGctttgaataaatttaaaactaataatttatttataacaaaCATTTAATGCTTCGAATAccttgaataaatttaaaacttggtaagttatttataataaaaatttaatacttcgaatagaattttcatttattcgttgtgcatttttttaacgtatgatatttattaaagttacaaaagcataataaattaattaatctaggtttaaatatttttttttatttttagtccttaaaatactttaatcaatgctttaaaaaggaaaaaaatgttatataaaacgttataatgacaaaaaataaaaacaaatctaATTTGAAAGGACTAAAGATAACAAATAATGTTGTAAGaactgaaataaaaatacttttacgtGCAGATTTGTCGACAAATGCAAATAAAACACAACATCAGTGAATGAGGCTCCCACCTAATGGATTCTTGGGAGTATATACTTCGCAGCCTTACCCCCACAAGCAGAGAATCTGTTACTGCTTACTATATCCATGAATTTCAGATCACAAGACAATAACCCCACCATTACACCAACGCTTATCCTCTAAAAAGAGAACAACACCAACAAACTTGTATTAACTTCTTTACTCCCAAAGCATTTACATCAAGTAGAGAAAAAGACTTCCAAGTTTGGCATACATAGAAGCAATCACAAAACAATAAGATTAGAtaatctcaaatttaaaatagattgaACAAATAAGGCAAAAAAGCTCTAAGTAGAAAGCATATTCATCATTATTGGAAAGCTAGATTTTCAAGCTTTGTAGTACACTATTCTTTACATAGCATTGAACTCTGAAATCATATACATAATCTAAAATCTATGAACTAAACACTTTATAATGCATCTACGGGTAACTCATATAGTGCACAACACAACACacaaaagaaaattgttgatTCTTTATTATAATAGATACGGTGGATGAGGACAATGTAAAAAACACACCCCAGTACATATTGCATAAAATTCTCACATATGAAACTTCATAGGATAACCATGGTATAAGTCCGGCTCTCAGGGTTACGTTTTGGTGATGTAATATCATGCGGACCAGGGTTCACCTTTGATGGTTGAGTATTAGCCTTTGCTAGTTGTGTTCCCtcccaacaaaaaaattaacaacattGATACTGGAAGGTTGCACTGGTTGCTCCTTCTCTTTCTAACTGCTATGCAATATGCAGCAGGGTGTGCTTTCTACATTGTtattctttgatcttcaacAAATTCTTTCATCCAAATTTTAGACAGATTGAGAGAATTAAGAACAACATTTGgcaaaaaaaacattgaaattaGATTCCATTTTGTTTAGCAAAGGAGAGTAGCTTGGTAAGAAAGGTCTTTCACATCTTTCAAATGCAGTTCTAGAGAATGTTTGGTGCAGCTcttcataatataaatattattaattaatgtaaacCTTAGATCTTGAAGCTTAGTAGTAAACCTTTTTTGATGGACATTTTttccacaattttatttttgctatTTTGATTACATTATGGTTCATGTGTGGGTATATTTCAAATACTAAGAGGTAAAACATAACCACATAACCTTCTGTCTGTCATGAAGTCTGATTGAAATATTAACACTCATTCATACCACACATCTTACTCGATCTCAACTCAGTGTGGTAAGAGTAAACTTCACCACCCATATGAACAAAACACCAGGATTTCACATCACCCCAACATCTTATGTTTTAACCTTGTTTGGTAAACaacaatcaatcataattcCCAAATTTAGGTATTGGAGTTTTGAAATGATAACATACATCTCATATCAACTACACAgcagactaattaattaatgtacatTATCAATTTCCCAAGTATACCATAATAATTTTGCATAGCACACTCCAGTGCAGATTACATGAAATTGGTCACATATTAAACTACGTAACAATCGGAAGGTTCAACCAACCTTCCGTTGTTCATGGTGTCGTTGAGAGGGAGTTCAACGCGCAGCGGGTAACACTGAAGCGTGATACTGAAAACCTTGGAGCTCTCCATACCAAACTTGTACCTAAACCTAGCATCCAACATGGCTCCAAAATCCATCCCACCATGAAAACGTTGCTGCACCGCGATTTCACTAGCCACCCAGTTAGGTATCTGCATGCCCACCACCTCGAACCGGGCTCGGATCGGGGCATGGGTATGACCTCGGATCGAGAACGGTGGCGGTTCAACAACCACCGAGGAAATGGTAAAGTTGCCGAACCAGAGCGCTAGGGTTAGCCTCTCGTACGTGAGGGATAGTGCGATGTTAGGGTTTCTGAGAATACCTTCGACGTTAAACACGGCCGTTAATTCCTCCCGGGGTGTGATGTTGAATTTGTTGACAGTGAGGTAGGTTACTTTAACGGCAGGGGTGTGTGGAGAAAACACCATCCATATAACCATAAGTGTCAAAAGGAAGAGGAGGATGCTGGATGTGGCAGCGATGAGACGGAGGGAGTAGTCGGGGTCACGGTTTTCCCTAGGCATTGTAACAGTGACGGTGATGGAGATAGTTTTGTCATGAGAACATGCAATGTTTACCTATTTGAAGGGGATTTGTGAAGGCTTTAACTGGGAAATGGAAACTTGGGAGAGTGGAATTTGCTTCTTTAAGCGGAAAAGAGGGTGGCGACAGAGTTTGTGTAAACGTTAGTATATAAACATGAAACGTGAAAGAGACTATTGTTGCTAGGGCCAGCACAAGTTTTGAGTTCACCAATGTATTCACACGTTTTATGAGCTTGCGTGTTTTACTGTCTTCTACACCCCTTTTAAATGTAAACATATAAACAAAGTTAATATTactatattcttttaaaatgtatttaaataataaGTAGTCAAATTCTTTCTTGAAATAAGAAGTATGAAGTGtcaataaattatgaaaaattcaaattttattattgaataCGTAAAAAGTGAGATTGACAAATTAGtctttcaaataatttaaagataaattagTCTATAAACCTTAAAATTAATGTGAAATTGGTcctcaaaaattataatttattgtcaaattgatcttcaaacattataatttaatgacaaaataaactcataaatttaacaacataattaatttgtCGCACATCTTATATATTCTAAGACTAAAtctgtattttttgtttttcaacaactaacaacatactttttgtgaaCAGATTTCACTATTTACTCGTAATTAAGGatatgtttgacaaaattaaCTGAAAATCTAGATGGAAGCTAAAAAGTTAATTAGTTGGTAGCTAAAAAGTCAGttgaaagctaaaaaattatcttattgaatcataaattttgataaaattatttgtgaaaataactaagaaatgtaaaattacataaaggataaaaaaataagagtttaCATTAAAAGAGAAGATTAAAAAGGGaacctaataaatatttaaggataaaaatggaataaatataaaaaaaactagaagctactattttaaaaaatattaattcaagtAGAATatcaaaaaacattaaaaactacCAAAAAAACTCATATACTAATCAGTTAAAATGTTACTAAagtaaattacatataaaaaaataattatatttttcaaatttaattgatattttaaagtCATATGTTTTACTTTCTAATTCATATATGGATGTTGTAATTGAGGTTATTGGATTAAGAAtgtgttatataattttttttttatgcaaacaCTTCTATGTTGGCAAGGTGAAATATaactattattttgatttataaattttatcttagcACTTTTATGTTGATGTCAATTTATTCATATGTtttcaaataacatttttatttttgattgacTTATAAAGAGTAAAAATTTACCACTAAACATAAATTTGTTGTATAATATAGTAATTAGTTTCATATATTGTAacgtttacattttttttttataaaaaaacaaagattttaACGTTTTCTTATGATCatgtatttgtattttttattttaaacatttaatacttgaaaaattttaatgttttcattactttgaataaaattttagaactgataatttatttcttataaacatTTAATGctttgaa includes these proteins:
- the LOC102663022 gene encoding uncharacterized protein, whose translation is MPRENRDPDYSLRLIAATSSILLFLLTLMVIWMVFSPHTPAVKVTYLTVNKFNITPREELTAVFNVEGILRNPNIALSLTYERLTLALWFGNFTISSVVVEPPPFSIRGHTHAPIRARFEVVGMQIPNWVASEIAVQQRFHGGMDFGAMLDARFRYKFGMESSKVFSITLQCYPLRVELPLNDTMNNGRLVEPSDCYVV